The Lolium rigidum isolate FL_2022 chromosome 1, APGP_CSIRO_Lrig_0.1, whole genome shotgun sequence region GGTTTTTTCAGGTTACGATTTACTCGGAAGTAACAgtcatgtttgattttatttgcaCTTTCTCTCACTAAATATAGTATTACATACAAATAACCAAAAAATAATCTCAAACATATAAGTGCGCTTTATTTCTATTAGAAGAGGCGCAAATAACATATCCACTAGATCACACCCCCACACTTCGGTCATCAATAGCAAATTAAGATCGCAATTACACAAATGCATTTTGTACTTCACGATAATCATTTCTATTAATTTATATTACCCAGAGCCTATAATAGGAGGCCCAAAGAATTATGGAAGTGAGAATTGTAGAGTATCACATCACTCTTTCTGTCATGTTTGTCCTCCAAGGCTGTTCACAGGGTAATCCACTGGATTTAGCCTTGATAATCTTGATCCATGAGTCATGACCAGGCGACCAGCATGTGCTCATCAGCCGCCATTTCATATTTCGTTGGGACGGAAATTGTCACAGATAACATATTGGGTCATAAGTCAAAACACTTCACTTATGGAAACTATCAATGTGTCTGCCACTCAAATAAATGATGGAATTTGATCGCGCATCAAATGGTTCGatctaacatgattgttgaggatcAAAAGGGATAAGGAAAATCTTGATTACACTCGGAGGTCCAATATGTCGTTCTGGTGCGTCAGATAGGTGCGTACGTTTGATTTTGCAGTTGAACGAGTTTGGAGGCCTACAGAATAATTTACTCGAACTATAAATTAGACGCAGAAATACCATCAAAATTCGCCTCAACTTTATGGCCCCCGAAACACAAAATGTCATCAAAATTCTCCTCTAGGAACTGGAACTAGTGTAGCAACAACACGGGAAGGCATCATCAGGCGCGCTGTTCCTAGCTCCCGAATTCGTGATCCCAACGATTAATTCCCCAACCAGAAGCCATGATCCATGATCACAATGCGGAGGAATGAAATGTTTCCCAGGAGAGTCTCGAGACGTCGGCGTACCTGGATGGATGGGTTCGCCGGCGAGGCCGATCGATCCGAGAAACCGCCGGGCAGAAACGCATGCAGGAGGTACGTACGTGGGATTTTTTCGCGGAATGTGGAGCGAGCGTAGGGCGCTCGGTTGGAGAAGGACCAAGAAAATTGTTTtcattctctcttttttttttcgcgTGGCATTTATAGTTGGCGGAGAGCGCGGGCAGGAACAGAATCCGTCGAGTGCTCACCTCGAGGGGACATATGCAGTTGGTACCGAGGTCCTGTTTGATGTTTGATTCCAAGGAATTTAAAAGCACACGAAGAGGAGAAACTTAAAATAGTATGGAGTATATCAATGACATGTGAAATCCTAGAAATCAAACACGCATGAATTAGTTGCAGAAACCTTTTGGTGGCACCGCAGAAAAATTGCAGGGAATTTCCATAGAGATTGAGGAAATACGATATTTATCATAGATACATAGGAATTTTTTCAACAGATTTAACCTTGTTCTGGAAATCTTATAGAATTATTGTATAGGAAAGCAACCTATAGAAATTTGTTATCATCATTTGTAATTAATGAGAATTAACTAAATTTTATTATAAATTATGTTGCTAAGGGAAGGTCTTGTTCCTCAAGCCATCAATGGGGTATGCTGACTCCAAAGCTACCCGCATCGCGACTTCTGGGCTAGAAGCCTGCCTTCATCAATGTTGGCGTTTTGGCCTCCGCGCTGCCATTCAGTGCCTTGGCATTTTTAGCAGATCATTGGCGGCCATTTTCTTCCGCAGCCGCATCTTCATCGTCTTCAAATATGATTGCCACGACATgctcaccgtcaagatcttcgatGAGACCATGTATCACCGCCACTACAACTCAAACGAGGATGGCTAGGCGAGGGGAAGATGAAGATGCTAGAGTCCTCTACTATGTTTATAAATCTCTAGTTTATTATATCAATTTGAAGCAAATTGTCTTCAAATATTTTTTTGCGAAAACTTTTGTCTCCAAATATATATGCAGTCTATGTATTGACCGAATGGATCACGTCGTTAAACCATCGGCCACGGGTCAAATTCTATCTGTGGCATAATCCAAATAGATAAAATCGGACAGGTTAGATACCCTTCCTCAAGAACGAAGGCCTAGAAAGAAGGAATCCAAGAAACAACGAAATAAGTTCGGTAGGCCGGTTTTAGCAGTTTAAAGTAAACCACCAAAGGCCCTCGCGACTCGCAACCcgcgctgccccccccccccccgcggtgGCCGGGTCGCACCCTCCTTCCGGCCACCTCTAGGCTCAATCTCGTGctctcccctgccgccgccgtcggcttGAGCCGCCGGGCCTTGCATGTGCGGTGCCGGGGTTGCCTCTACCCGCGGTGCAGCAGGGGTGTGGGGACCTCAGGCTGGCGGTGGCGCTTTTTGGCGGGCGATGGTCCAGCGCGGCGGCGTGGTATCAGTGCGTCGGGTgagaggaggagcggcggcgtggCCCTTGACGGCGGAGCGAGGCATGCGGACGGGATGCAGGGCCTGCTCGGCCCAGATCTaggcccagatcggggcccgGAGGGGCTGGGTAGGctgatgtaggataacgttgcatagaaaacaaaaaaattcctaccgcgaacacgcaatccaagccaagatgcaatctagaagacggtagcaacgagggggtatcgagtctcacccttgaagagattccaaagcctacaagatgaggctcttgttgctgcggtagacgttcacttgccgcttgcaaaagcgcgtagaagatcttgatcacgatcggttccggcgccacgaacgggcagcacctccgNNNNNNNNNNNNNNNNNNNNNNNNNNNNNNNNNNNNNNNNNNNNNNNNNNNNNNNNNNNNNNNNNNNNNNNNNNNNNNNNNNNNNNNNNNNNNNNNNNNNctcaactcatactttccggatacttaatcccacctttatagccacccatttacgcagtgggtgtttgatgtaatcaaagtacctttccaagtataagtgatttatatgatctcatggtcataaggactaggtaactatgtaacgaaagcttatagcaaataacttaatgacgagatcttatgctacgcttaattgggtgtgtccattacatcattcataatgacgagatcttatgctacgcttaattgggtgtgtccattacatcattcatacaatgacataaccttgttattaataacatccaatgttcatgattatgaaactaatcatccattaatcaacaagctagttaagaggcatactagggactctttgttgtttacatatcacacatgtatcaatgtttcggttaatacaattatagcatggtatataaacatttatcataaatataaagatatataataaccacttttattattgcctcttgggcatatctccaacagctgcCAGCGTCTGGCGCTTGGTGGAGAAGGTGCGGTGGCGGTGGCTGGGTGGCGGCGGTACTCCGGCCGGCCTGCTGCAGCTCGGCAGTGGGGGCTTTACAGGCCTATTTGGGCCCAGCTGGGCCAGTGTGGGCCTGGTTTGACCTCGCTGTCATGTTcggtcggctaccgcgaaggcggtggaggtagttccctccggCGCGGCTGAGGTGCTGCTATCCCCGGCCCGGTTACTTCTCTCCTCTACCTCCAGGCCCTGCTCCGGGGACCACTGCGAGATGGTGAGGATGGCTTCAAGACCGCGGCGGCGTGTGCTGGTGGGCGGAAGTTAGGTGGAGCACATCGAATCGTCCGGGTTTGCGGGTTTGGTgggcgggagaaatccttgtcggcgtgcccgacaccgacgcggtgacgcctacGGGTGTCGGCATGCCTTCTTGAAGGGTGTCCATTgtaccttctccccaatcccttccgtgtatcgggggaaaccctaggactagtccgggcagcggcggcgtcgctttgcttgttgaaggtgttgcttgataTGCGGCGCTTCGGTATGCTAGGTGTGTGGTGGAACTATTTAGAGGGCGCAGCAGTTGCGAGTCGTCTTCGTTCTTGTCGAGCTTCTAGTACattgttttctcttttctttctcttttgtttcttttgggTTTGGTTGTGCTGCGTGTTGTATCGGTTTGTTAATATAGCAGGGCGAAAGGCTATTTTGATGAGGAGTTCGCTAGGCCCAGTTTCAGAACTTGCTCACAGCACAGGTCACAGCCCAGAAAGGGGACAAAAGACACGGGACGACAGGTCTGCGCGTGAAAAACACGGCGACGGAATCCTCCGGTAGCCGTCTCCGTCCGTCCGTCCGCCCGCCCAATCCACCGACCGAGAAAGGAATGGAGGCCgccaccaccggcggcgacgCGAGAGGAGCGGGAGGATCCGGGCGGTGGGCCGTGGGCGCGGTGTGCGGGGGCCTGGTCTACTACCACTGCGCGGTGCGGCGGGCCAGCGCGGTCTCCCTCGCCGCCGAcgtgctcctcgtcctcctctgctCCCTCTCCATCCTCGGCCTCCTCTTCCGACACCTCCACATCTCGTGAGTGCCTGCCTCCCTCCCTTCTCCCGCCCGCCTTAGTGCCTCCGCTTCGCTTTATACTCGTGTTCCTGCGCTTCCTTTTCGTGATTATGATACTGGTAAATCTTCTGGCCCTGCCAGGATTCTTGGTTTCCTTGTTCGTGGAAGTAATATACAGTAGCGTGAATTAATGTTGAAGTATGTGGGTCTAAACTGCTGATGATGCATTGATGCTGGTGGCTCTAACCTGGCGAAGATTATGATTATCTGATTATTTTCTAAAGATGGCACGCATTTAGATCAGGATGCATGTCTGTTTCCTCGATTATTGCCATACTGATTTAGGACAGGCTCAGACTCGAAATTTTGGCATTTCGAGTTGAAAAGTAAAAGGGGGGTTTCGAGTTGAAAAGTACAAGGGGGTGGGTAGGGAAGTAAAGTAAAGTAGAGTGATTCAACTACAATCTGTATATCCAACTTTTAGTAGTTTTGGGAAGGGTTATTGGTATAACGTATCAATAAAGGCACCAGTGGTCAATCTTCTTCTTCATATAAATGGACTGGAAATGCACGATTTCCCTTTGTGTGTGTGGTTAGTTCAACTGACTTCTGTTGTGTAGAGGTCAACTTCAGTCTGGAGTGAAGAAGACACAAACTAAAAAAAATGAATAGTGCGCTAGCTTTTGCTTGCATCATCATACCGTATAATACAATCAGATATTCTTGAGTTTTGAGATACTTATTTCACCAATTCTACTTGGCATCTTGACTCTAGATAAACTGTTTTGGTTAACTTTGAgagtttacttagggaattagatGGAAAAGCCATCCGAATTTTCTAAGTGACAGAAATATGGTTAGACCCACAGCTTATGTTATTGGCATACTTTCCAAAGGGCCATATAGAAGAATATGACTATGATACATCCCTGCTTCATGTGATTCAATGTCCTGGTATATGTTTCGCCGAAAGGAAACTGTCCTGAGAACTTCAAATGCAGCATTGATATGTTCACACCAAACCCATGCAGCACAAGTAGAAAGTTTGGAATAATTTGTGCAAGGATTAATTTCATATTAGTTTACTTTGTAAGATACCATTCTCCAAGCAACAATAGTCCGTAAATACCTACTCAGTAAGCTCTTCCACATCTTCGCATTGATATGTTCATACCAAACCCATGCAGCACAAGTAGAAAGTTTGGAATAATTTGTGCGAGGATTGATTTTATATTACTTTACTTTGTAAGATACCAGTCTCCAAGCAACAATAGTCCGTAAATACCTACTCAGTAAGCTCTTCCGTATCCTCTGAGGCATCATGTAGCAAGTTTGGAATAATTTGTGCATTTTTTGAAAGTCCCACCTTTTCTCTGTTACCTATTCACTAATGTGTTGATCTAAAGTCACACACAAAACATATCGACCATCAAGTACGTACTGTGTAGTTGGCATTTTGTTCGCACTGGCCACACAGATAGGTAAAGATTTATTTTGGTAAGAGATATTTTATCTATTTTGGATGGTAATGAGAATGTTGCTGTTATGTTCGTTTTTGTACATCTTAATTATCTGAGTTTTTCGATAACGAATCTTCATTATCTGGTTGATGATAGCAATCACACTGTTGATTTGGTGATTACTGCTGATGTGCATCTTGGGAGGGAATTGCAGATTCCACCACCTCCTACTCCATATGTTGCACAAAACACCATTTGGATAGATTTTTTGCGATTTTCACCATGTACTGCTCTAATTTGTTACAATTTTCACCAGTCGGTGATTTAATCAACCAATTAGCCTTGTTGACTACAAAACATTGTTGGATCTCACATCTTAATGCCTGAATAAATGCGCAAACAAATTAAAACTTAAAATATCCAAAAAAAATATTCTCAAAAATCATGTTTTTTATGCACTCTTGAATGTTATTGACTATATTCGATAAGTAtcatcatttttttaaatttaaaacccACTTATATATTTGAACACAAATACTTGTATCTCACTAAAATGATCATAGTAAAACAATTATACTTGTTAAAATTATGTTTTTTGTAGATGCTTTACAGGGTGTGATTTACCTATTCATAAATTGTATTATTCATACATAAGTTATACCCTATAAGTAATCGATAGAAAATTCATGAGTTttgaatgaaaaattatttttctatgattTGTTTAGCATGTCAGTAGTAATTGATTCTTAAAACTATATAGGCTATTTTAGAAACCATCGAAGCTTCATGTACTATTGTGGCCCTATACCGTGTCCAGCTCCCCGATGCCGTCTCTCAGGTAAAGGTGGAGCACATGCACTACTGTGACATGATGTTGAAAGAAATCGCCGACTGAATGGCGGCGTCTTTGGCATTGGCGTCAGCGTTGGGACCCTGTTCTTCTAGATTTATTTGTGCCCTGGTTCTGTAATATTCACAGTGATAGTGGGAACTTTGAACTATACCATTTAATCGTGACGAGCCTATTTTGATTTATATTTTTACTGCAAAAAATCTTTTTGGCGACATGTTTGGGAGCTGCGGACGCAGTCTCCCAATCGACATATCCAGTGCTTTTATCGCACGCTATTTGCGGGacactactagagatgctctttttTTTGGACTTTTTAAGGTCTAATTTCTTTGTACATTTATTCATGTATTGACAAGCGAGGCCCAACTACTGTTTTTCCATCAACTAGGCTAATTGGTTGATTAGATGATCAAGTGGTGAAAACCGCAACAGATTAGAGGAGTACGTGGTGGAAACCGTCCAAATGGTGTTTTGTGCAACGTATGGAGTAGAAGGTGGTGGAATATGCAATTCCCTCGCATCTTGGTGATGATTATTCCCACTTGTTTCAAAGTATCTCATTTTCCTTCCAACCGGTTCTGCGTGTAGGGTACCTGTGGATCCTCTTGAGTGGCAGATTTCTCAGGAGATGGCAAATAGTATAGTTGCATCCTTGGCTAACACCGTTGGAGCTGCAGAGTCTGTATTGAGGGTGGCTGCAACTGGACATGACAAGAAACTCTTGTTCAAGGTAATCTCAGAACTCTGACTCCAGATGTCTCTCTGAGGAACTATTGAGGCAGAGAGATAATGATCCTCTACTAGTTTTCATGCTAACAACTATTTCTTGTTACTTTATGGAAATTACAATTTAGCACATTTTCTAATGTATTCTCATAGAAAGGGCCCAGAGAAAAGAGATCACATTTCCTTTCTCTTATACCAATGCAGCTCCCGATGTTTGACCTACCAGCTGCATGCTATATAGGACTTTACTACATGTTCATCTTATGGAGGTCTGCATCTTTGCATTGCAGGTGGTTTTTACGCTGTATTTTCTGGCAGCTCTGGGAAGGGTTGTCTCAGGCGCGGCTGTTGCTTATGCTGGTAATTCCACCACACTGCTTGATATTATCTGTGTATGCTGACTTTAGATTTGGCGTAACACCTTTTCTACCCCATTCTTTTGTCATTACCAGCTCTATGCATCTTCTGCCTCTACATGTTTGCGCAAAGCACTGACCTGTTTGATCAGCTCCCTTCTTGGGTTCCTACGGGAAGAGACTCTCTAGGCGGTGCTCAGGATACCACATAGTCCCATGCTTTCATGATTTGGTGATCCTTTTTAACTCTTCGAAATTCTGTATATGGCCCTTTTGGGAGCCAATAGCTTGGACCATATCCATGTTCAGTAACTTTGTTGTAATGTCCAACTGTGCTACTTCTAACCGTTGTGAGCACGAGTGTCACATCCTAGGTTGTACTTAGGGTTCTTCGTACGGGATAGTGTCACAACTATGACTGTGCCTAGCACGAGTTTACTACCTCATTTGTCCCTGAATGTAAATGTAAATGGAAAGTATAGAAATGTTAGTTGGTTTGTCTTGCAGAGTTTTTTGGTAATAAAAAACCCACTCCTGTTTGTGGACGGAGATGCATGTATTAGTCTATTTCCTACTCACTATGTTTTCGATAATAAAGAAACATCTTCCATAATATATTAAGCATGAACACACGGAAAATGTTAATGGATATAATTAGGATTTTGTGTAAGCATCCATTGCAGAGTGTAGTACTGCCTCCGTCCACAAAAAGATATCGAATATTTGTCTAGATTTAGATGGATCTATACGCTaaaaagtgtctagatacatctaaatttagataaaattaTGATATTTTGTATGGACATGGGTAATATAAATCTTGTCAGACGTCCTTGAACGCTGATGGGTAGGTAATTGTAATTCCTTTGATCAACGTCCGTGGAGATGGCACCTCTGTGCCGTGGCCCTGGAAAGGGCTAACACATCAGGAAACCGGTCTTCCTTTGCGAGACAAGACAATCGATAGAACAAGCGGAGTGTTTACTGTGGCACATCCGATTGCGTGACTAAAAGATTGATTGATGGGGTTCACCCCGGTGCACCTCCACAGCTAAGGGCAGCATGACCACTGCGTACCACACAAGGTGTGAATATTGTTGGTGCTCACCCTACATTACAAGACGTGTCTTTATAGAAACTGCATTGTtgttgcgcgccaataacttccgtcacgAGGTAGGCGATTGTGTTCGTGTGTCAATGACGCATCAGGCCCGCCCCTCCTCGCCTCGCTTCGCGCTCTGTCTGGTACGCTTGAAGCGTCTCCAGTGGAGCGGTGACGGCCTCCGAGCGCTGGGCACCGtattgagccgcgccgggtgaaaAGGTCCTTTGAGACGCGCGACTGGAACTGGTTAAATGTCCGGTGCCTCCCAAAAAGTTTTGGAAACGCTTTAGGGGacacgactgaagatgctctaactaaTATTATGCGGCTCAAGGCATTAGACCATCTCCAACGCGGGTGAGCAAATAGGACATTTTTTTATCCTATTGGGTTTGTTTTGGGAGTCCGCATGGACGTGGGCGGACAGAGCGGCGTTCGAGTGACCATTGGGTCGAGACGTAGCCCACCCATTTGGGCGCCAGGTGGCCTCGCCTTCTTGTCCGACGCTATCATGGCATACTTGACGGGACGAGCCATGGTAGACTATGCGAGCAAGCGGGCGCGGTACACGTTCCCGCCATGGATGCCTGCTATGAAATGTGGTCTCCTCCTATACAACCAGTCAACCACAGACGCCCGCTTCCCGATCTTCcttctccggcgccctctccTCCGCGCCTTGCCTTGCAAGCTCTAGACTACCTGGGCGAAGCTCACCCTGACAGCCCGTGAGAGGTACCCGATGACCGCCGAGCAGCGTGCGTTGGAGGAACGCAAGGTGGCGCTCGTGGCGGTGGCCGGGGGAGGCAGAGGACACGAAGCAGTGGGAGGTGGACCAGggcgtcgacgaggaggacgacgatggatGGTATGATGCTGCTGAGGACGCACCGCTGCCGGGCCAGCAAGCCGAGCTAGTTGCCTCATTCGAGACTGTGCATCACGAGTGCGAACTTGAGGAGGTTAACGCCGCCACGAGGCGCACGTGGCCGAGCTCTCTCGCGTTACCACCGAGCATGAGACCGCGCGACCGCCGGGTCATAGGCGACCTGATCACGCGGAGGGCCGAGCTGGTTGCCATAGCGGATGCATGCTACCTGCTCCAGCTCCCCTCACCCGAGCGGCGGGCATgctagcaggaggaggaggagcgcagcCGGGAGTGGCACGCGAATCACCAGCGGGGGAACAGGCATATCGCCCCCGATGGGTTGGTCCGGCTCCGCGCACGCCAGGAAGCcgagtgatgtgggcattaccctttgggtacctAACATCGGCCTACCTTCTTCGGTCCAACAAGGGATTCATGAAGATCATTGCAGGCCATGATGGACCAGTACGTTAGTTGCGATGAAGGAAAGGCAGAAGGAGACGGATTCTTGATGGAAAAGACAAGGAAACGTCGaataaggaaagattagattagatctcattgtaacATAGTCGAATCCGAGCAGGACTCCTGGGACCTGGCCTccgatataaaggccaggagagggcctgccggggACATCGAAATCATCCTACACAATCCCGCATACACCAAACTCTAGAAACCTTGCCTTCCGGCGAGGTCACCGCAATGCAGTCTATCGGCTGCTCCATTGTAACCTTTttcatcgataaatcaagatcagacaagcaggagtaagggttttacctcatcgaggataCCGAACCTAGGTAAAATCTCGTCTTCTGTTcgtttggtatctgatgtctcgtgcTAACTTGCAGGATTCcgccaaccctaagcccctcatggtgggcattgccgaggagcccccTCGTCCCGAGTTCACCGCAAGTGAGCCCATGTCCGTGAGGGAGAATGCGGAAATGCGCAAGGAGCAACGCCACCTCACGGAGGCCTCGGCAATGGGAGAGTGAGTGCTCGCGAGCTCGGCCTGGCACGTGTGGCGGAGAGAGCCGCCAGCGGCGTGGGGCCATCCAGCTGTGGAATCCTCACGTGCACCGCACCCCACCAGCGTCGAGTGGAATCCTCGGCCGCACCGGTAGTGCGGCAGCGAGCCGAACAGGGCTAGCCTATGTAGTAAAAATAttataatatatatttttttttttaaaaaaaaaagggtTTCCTATATGACTAGCAGGCTAGGGATGGATAGGGAAGGACGCGAGCCATT contains the following coding sequences:
- the LOC124690206 gene encoding reticulon-like protein B23 (The sequence of the model RefSeq protein was modified relative to this genomic sequence to represent the inferred CDS: added 15 bases not found in genome assembly) — protein: MEAAATTGGDARGAGGSGRWAVGAVCGGLVYYHCAVRRASAVSLAADVLLVLLCSLSILGLLFRHLHISVPVDPLEWQISQEMANSIVASLANTVGAAESVLRVAATGHDKKLLFKVVFTLYFLAALGRVVSGAAVAYAALCIFCLYMFAQSTDLFDQLPSWVPTGRDSLGGAQDTT